One Bacteroidales bacterium genomic window, CAAACCCCGTTTAACATTTTTTAATAGACTTTTCACCCTACTACCCAACCTCCCGAAAGCTTTGTGACTCTAAAGAAAGCTTTGTAACGACCTCCTGCATATTTTTATCAATCTACTACAGAATGAACATGTTGCAATACATTCTGTTCATAACATCACAGATATTTCGTATTTTTGCAAATCCTAAAACCCAACAATGATTTTAAACCGAACCACCCTTATTATTGTCTTTCTCCTGTTAATCAGGACGTTAGCCATTAGTCAGGATAATACGGCCAAATATATCAATAAACACAAGTCCCTGGCGATTGATTTGATGCGTGAATATTCAATTCCTGCCAGTGTTATCCTTGGTGTTGCCGTTGTTGAAAGTGGTGCCGGAACCTCTGTTCTGAGCAAAAAATTCAATAACCATTTTGGTATTGTCGGTAAAAACTACAATGCCATCCATAAACTAGGCCGTCGTTCCCATTATAAGGAATATCAAAGTGACAGTGCTTCTT contains:
- a CDS encoding glucosaminidase domain-containing protein, encoding MILNRTTLIIVFLLLIRTLAISQDNTAKYINKHKSLAIDLMREYSIPASVILGVAVVESGAGTSVLSKKFNNHFGIVGKNYNAIHKLGRRSHYKEYQSDSASYRHFCEVISRKKFYPQLRNNPDHKLWIAAIRNSGYASAAHTWSKRVNLVIRNFNLLDIDFFVDPLNETADLSPVLR